One part of the Nitrospirota bacterium genome encodes these proteins:
- a CDS encoding NfeD family protein: MEWWIWILLGLALLLGELLTPGGFYIIFFGIGAIVVGTLAGLDAAGPAWFQVILFCVASVVTLWFFRGRLLQLTQGTSRDDVDSLVGEIAVMMEEVPVNSVGKAEMRGTSWNARNIGERTLLRGERCKVERVEGLTIFVRAEQN; this comes from the coding sequence ATGGAATGGTGGATCTGGATACTGTTAGGTCTTGCACTGTTATTGGGTGAGCTGCTTACACCAGGCGGCTTTTATATTATCTTTTTCGGCATAGGTGCCATAGTGGTGGGTACCCTTGCCGGTTTGGATGCAGCGGGCCCTGCCTGGTTTCAAGTTATTCTGTTCTGTGTAGCGTCCGTTGTCACCCTTTGGTTCTTTCGCGGACGGCTTCTCCAGCTTACGCAAGGCACAAGCCGAGACGACGTCGACAGCCTGGTTGGCGAAATAGCTGTGATGATGGAAGAAGTCCCGGTTAACAGCGTCGGCAAAGCCGAGATGCGCGGGACATCCTGGAACGCGCGCAACATTGGAGAGCGAACCTTGTTGCGCGGAGAGCGCTGTAAAGTAGAACGCGTTGAAGGCCTCACAATCTTTGTTCGAGCTGAACAAAACTGA